A DNA window from Micromonospora sp. NBC_01739 contains the following coding sequences:
- a CDS encoding SIR2 family NAD-dependent protein deacylase, whose product MTDTATAQAAKLLGRARRVVVFTGAGMSAESGVPTFRDTLTGLWQRYDPQELATPAAFEADPALVWGWYEWRRAAVARARPHPGHLAVAAIETHAPHTVLVTQNVDDLHERAGSTDPLHLHGSLFAPRCSACAHPAPTPAPHEPTKGRRLPPPRCDRCSAPVRPGVVWFGEALPQSALEAAAEAAASCEVLLTVGTSGLVYPAAEIPHLAARSGATVIQVNPEPTPLDPVCEINLRGPAARVLPALVEAAWGDVG is encoded by the coding sequence ATGACCGATACGGCTACAGCGCAGGCCGCGAAGCTGCTCGGCCGGGCCCGGCGGGTGGTGGTCTTCACCGGCGCGGGCATGTCCGCCGAGAGCGGGGTGCCGACCTTCCGCGACACCCTCACCGGCCTGTGGCAGCGCTACGACCCCCAGGAGTTGGCCACCCCGGCGGCCTTCGAGGCCGACCCGGCCCTCGTCTGGGGCTGGTACGAGTGGCGCCGCGCGGCCGTCGCGCGGGCCCGACCGCACCCGGGGCACCTGGCCGTGGCCGCGATCGAGACCCACGCCCCACACACCGTGCTGGTCACCCAGAACGTGGACGACCTGCACGAGCGGGCCGGCTCCACCGACCCGCTGCACCTGCACGGCAGCCTGTTCGCCCCCCGCTGCTCCGCCTGCGCCCACCCGGCACCGACCCCCGCCCCGCACGAGCCGACCAAGGGACGGCGGCTGCCCCCGCCGCGCTGCGACCGCTGCTCGGCGCCGGTCCGGCCGGGCGTGGTGTGGTTCGGTGAGGCGTTGCCGCAGTCGGCCCTGGAAGCCGCCGCCGAGGCCGCCGCCTCCTGCGAGGTACTGCTGACCGTCGGCACCTCCGGCCTGGTGTACCCGGCCGCGGAGATCCCGCACCTGGCCGCCCGGTCCGGCGCCACGGTGATCCAGGTCAATCCCGAACCGACCCCGTTGGACCCGGTGTGTGAGATCAACCTGCGTGGCCCGGCCGCCCGGGTGCTTCCCGCCCTGGTCGAGGCCGCCTGGGGCGACGTCGGGTGA
- a CDS encoding ABC transporter permease, with protein MTTIAPDPVTPDAKVDRALNRRRWLGRLRGGSTGRPIWRQPIALVALIILGGWLLVALFAPLIAPYDPLAQSPQAYAPPSATHWFGTDSLGRDILSRVIHGARLSIPLALAIVCLALLIGGLLGLLAGYLGRFVDEALMRLTDLVFAFPQIILAMAVTAAFGPNTRNAVLALVIVSWPVYARVIRSAVLSMRGDDYLNAARLLGVGPVKALRRDVLPNSIGPAIVLATLELGNAVLLLAALSFLGLGPRPPAAEWGSMVALGSQDLSMWWVSVFPGLAILTVVMAFNVLGDALRDRLDPRYAKGR; from the coding sequence ATGACCACGATCGCACCGGACCCGGTGACCCCAGATGCGAAGGTGGACCGGGCCCTGAACCGACGCCGCTGGCTGGGCCGGCTGCGCGGGGGGTCGACCGGTCGGCCGATCTGGCGGCAACCCATCGCCCTGGTGGCCCTGATCATCCTCGGCGGATGGCTGCTGGTGGCGCTGTTCGCCCCGCTGATCGCCCCCTACGATCCGCTGGCCCAGAGCCCGCAGGCGTACGCCCCACCCTCGGCGACCCACTGGTTCGGCACCGACTCCCTGGGCCGGGACATCCTCAGCCGGGTGATCCACGGCGCCCGGCTGTCCATCCCCCTGGCCCTGGCCATCGTCTGCCTGGCCCTGCTGATCGGCGGCCTGCTCGGGCTGCTCGCCGGCTACCTGGGCCGGTTCGTCGACGAGGCGCTGATGCGCCTGACCGACCTGGTCTTCGCCTTCCCCCAGATCATCCTCGCGATGGCGGTGACGGCGGCGTTCGGCCCGAACACCCGCAACGCCGTCCTCGCCCTGGTCATCGTCTCCTGGCCGGTCTACGCTCGGGTCATCCGCAGCGCCGTGCTGAGCATGCGCGGCGACGACTACCTCAACGCCGCCCGGCTGCTCGGCGTCGGGCCGGTCAAGGCCCTGCGCCGCGACGTACTGCCCAACAGCATCGGTCCGGCGATCGTGCTGGCCACCCTGGAACTCGGCAACGCGGTGCTGCTGCTGGCGGCGCTCTCCTTCCTCGGTCTGGGGCCCCGACCACCGGCCGCCGAATGGGGCTCGATGGTCGCCCTCGGCTCCCAGGACCTGTCGATGTGGTGGGTCAGCGTCTTCCCCGGCCTGGCCATCCTCACCGTCGTGATGGCGTTCAACGTGCTCGGCGACGCACTGCGCGACCGGCTGGACCCCCGCTACGCGAAGGGACGCTGA
- a CDS encoding ABC transporter permease, with amino-acid sequence MTTVQDGEPGAVTTTAARPRPGRAYPLLVFLAKRLAITAGLLLGVTVVTFGLVNVVPGDPVTANLSDQALNDPATVAAFREKWGLDQPLWAQYLQYLGNLVTGDLGISQQTGRSVLDDLVRYVPATMELAIPTMVLALLIGTGVGMLAAVRNGRFTDQLVRVGSLLGLSTPPFWLSLVVLYVFFYKLGLAPSGGRLSTAFSPPPTVTGMYTVDAALAGQWDVAWDAAQHLVLPVLVLTSLTVALLVRFVRSAMLEVLQQDYIRAAYAKGLPTRVVLRRHLLRAGLVPVVTVSGLAFASLLSGTVLVESIFGWPGLGQYAYRSATALDLPSILGVSLFVALVYTLVNLTVDLLYGLIDPRIRLS; translated from the coding sequence ATGACGACAGTGCAGGACGGCGAGCCGGGCGCGGTCACCACGACCGCGGCCCGGCCCCGGCCGGGCCGCGCGTACCCCCTGCTGGTCTTCCTGGCCAAGCGGCTGGCGATCACCGCGGGCCTGCTGCTGGGGGTCACCGTGGTGACCTTCGGGCTGGTCAACGTGGTGCCCGGTGACCCGGTCACGGCGAACCTGTCCGACCAGGCCCTCAACGATCCGGCCACGGTGGCCGCCTTCCGCGAGAAGTGGGGCCTGGACCAGCCGCTCTGGGCGCAGTACCTCCAGTACCTGGGCAACCTGGTCACCGGTGACCTGGGCATCTCCCAGCAGACCGGGCGCTCCGTCCTGGACGACCTGGTGCGGTACGTGCCGGCGACCATGGAACTGGCCATCCCCACCATGGTGCTGGCGTTGCTGATCGGCACCGGCGTCGGCATGCTCGCCGCGGTCCGCAACGGCCGGTTCACCGACCAGTTGGTCCGGGTGGGCTCCCTGCTGGGCCTGTCCACCCCGCCGTTCTGGCTGTCGCTCGTCGTGCTCTACGTCTTCTTCTACAAACTGGGCCTGGCCCCCAGCGGGGGAAGGCTCTCCACCGCCTTCAGCCCACCGCCCACCGTCACCGGCATGTACACCGTCGACGCGGCCCTGGCCGGGCAGTGGGACGTGGCCTGGGACGCCGCCCAGCACCTGGTCCTGCCGGTGCTGGTGCTGACCTCCCTGACGGTGGCGCTGCTGGTGCGCTTCGTCCGCTCCGCCATGCTGGAGGTGCTCCAGCAGGACTACATCCGCGCCGCGTACGCCAAGGGTCTGCCGACCCGGGTGGTGCTGCGCCGGCACCTGCTGCGCGCCGGCCTGGTGCCGGTGGTCACCGTCTCCGGCCTGGCCTTCGCCTCCCTGCTGTCCGGCACCGTGCTGGTGGAGAGCATCTTCGGCTGGCCCGGCCTCGGCCAGTACGCCTACCGCAGCGCCACCGCCCTGGACCTGCCCTCGATCCTCGGCGTCAGCCTCTTCGTGGCACTGGTCTACACCCTGGTCAACCTGACCGTAGACCTGCTGTACGGCCTCATCGACCCGAGGATCCGGCTGTCATGA
- a CDS encoding nuclear transport factor 2 family protein, whose translation MSIDELTSTISDMYRSLGDRPAFDAHLHPDLTIWESDADDLLTGLAALDDLRNRRAAAATGPAPASVAPEQMRAESWGDTGLVRYLLRARFGDDRPDTCFRVTDVLRRDHTGWRIVHHHAEAIR comes from the coding sequence ATGAGCATCGACGAACTGACCAGCACCATCAGCGACATGTACCGGTCCCTGGGCGACCGGCCCGCCTTCGACGCCCACCTGCACCCCGACCTGACCATCTGGGAATCCGACGCCGACGACCTGCTGACCGGCCTGGCCGCCCTGGACGACCTGCGGAACCGGCGGGCCGCCGCCGCCACCGGCCCGGCTCCGGCCAGCGTGGCACCGGAGCAGATGCGCGCCGAGAGTTGGGGCGACACCGGCCTGGTCCGCTACCTGCTGCGGGCCCGGTTCGGCGACGACCGCCCGGACACCTGCTTCCGGGTCACCGACGTCCTGCGCCGCGACCACACCGGCTGGCGCATCGTGCACCACCACGCGGAGGCGATCCGATGA
- a CDS encoding DUF885 domain-containing protein: MTAVGAVADDYLAALAHLDPQAAEAAGGTPESQLADLSPEAFEARAALARRTAAALTTATAQDPAQRALAGALAERLDSEIALHEAGFTTRLLAPLATPVHLARQVFDNLPRNTAADWADLAAHLHRLPTTLDQYAATLRHCAQRGHLAARRQVRVVAEQCADWTATDFYGRLIAGYPGGPLADRLGEGARRATAATEGFAAFLRTELAPMASDVDGVGRELYEVTSRAFLGATVDLDELYAYGWEELARTEAELHIAAVDCGYPDPVTARTALDADPAGRVPVGPLLEQWLRKRTALLTDQLDGTHFDIPAATRQVECRISPAASGVMYYTPPDAHLTRPGAIWWSVPPGQSSVPVWRHVGTLCHEGLPGHHLQHAITLTTAELHPWQRHLCQVHGYAEGWAHYAERLADELGLFAGPGERLGMLDGQMWRAARVVIDLGLHLDLPIPAGNGFTDADRWTPAVAVDLLTRVAGLDPATARFEVDRYLGWPAQALAFKVGARLWQQTRRDAERRAGAAFDRKRFHHTALALGPMGLDPLRARLAETLPPRPEPEVTR; this comes from the coding sequence ATGACCGCCGTCGGTGCGGTCGCCGACGACTACCTGGCCGCGCTGGCCCACCTGGACCCGCAGGCCGCCGAGGCGGCCGGGGGCACCCCGGAGTCGCAGTTGGCCGACCTCTCCCCGGAGGCCTTCGAGGCTCGCGCGGCGCTGGCCCGGCGGACCGCCGCCGCGCTGACCACGGCGACCGCCCAGGACCCGGCGCAGCGGGCCCTGGCCGGTGCCCTGGCCGAGCGGCTGGACAGCGAGATCGCCCTGCACGAGGCCGGTTTCACCACCCGGCTGCTGGCCCCCCTGGCCACCCCGGTCCACCTGGCCCGGCAGGTCTTCGACAACCTGCCCCGGAACACCGCCGCCGACTGGGCCGACCTCGCCGCCCACCTGCACCGGCTCCCCACCACCCTGGACCAGTACGCCGCCACCCTGCGCCACTGCGCCCAGCGCGGCCACCTGGCCGCCCGACGGCAGGTGCGGGTGGTCGCCGAGCAGTGTGCCGACTGGACCGCCACGGACTTCTACGGTCGCCTGATCGCCGGCTACCCCGGCGGCCCGCTGGCCGACCGGCTAGGCGAAGGGGCCCGCCGGGCCACCGCCGCCACCGAGGGGTTCGCCGCCTTCCTGCGCACCGAACTGGCCCCGATGGCCTCCGATGTGGACGGTGTCGGCCGGGAGCTGTACGAGGTGACCTCCCGCGCCTTCCTCGGCGCCACGGTCGACCTCGACGAGCTGTACGCGTACGGCTGGGAGGAGCTGGCGCGCACCGAGGCCGAACTGCACATCGCGGCGGTCGACTGCGGCTACCCGGACCCGGTCACGGCCCGCACCGCCCTGGACGCCGACCCCGCCGGGCGGGTGCCGGTCGGACCGCTGCTGGAACAGTGGCTGCGCAAGCGCACCGCCCTGCTCACCGACCAGCTCGACGGCACCCACTTCGACATCCCGGCGGCCACCCGCCAGGTCGAGTGCCGGATCAGCCCGGCCGCCTCCGGGGTCATGTACTACACCCCGCCGGACGCCCACCTGACCCGCCCGGGTGCCATCTGGTGGTCCGTGCCCCCGGGCCAGTCCAGCGTGCCGGTGTGGCGGCATGTAGGGACCCTCTGCCACGAAGGGCTGCCCGGTCACCACCTGCAACACGCCATCACCCTGACCACCGCCGAGCTGCATCCCTGGCAGCGCCACCTGTGCCAGGTGCACGGGTACGCCGAGGGCTGGGCCCACTACGCCGAACGCCTCGCCGACGAACTGGGCCTCTTCGCCGGCCCCGGTGAACGCCTCGGCATGCTCGACGGGCAGATGTGGCGGGCCGCCCGGGTCGTCATCGACCTCGGTCTGCACCTCGACCTGCCGATTCCGGCCGGCAACGGATTCACCGACGCCGACCGGTGGACCCCGGCCGTGGCCGTGGACCTGCTGACCCGGGTAGCCGGGCTGGACCCGGCGACCGCCCGCTTCGAGGTCGACCGGTACCTGGGCTGGCCGGCCCAGGCCCTGGCCTTCAAGGTGGGGGCCCGGCTGTGGCAGCAGACCCGCCGGGACGCCGAACGTCGCGCCGGTGCCGCCTTCGACCGCAAACGGTTCCACCACACCGCCCTGGCGCTCGGGCCGATGGGCCTGGACCCCCTGCGCGCCCGCCTGGCCGAGACCCTGCCCCCGCGACCCGAGCCGGAAGTGACCCGATGA
- the prfH gene encoding peptide chain release factor H, producing MRVRLLLSAGRGPQECAWALAQLLRRLEAEAARRRLGVHRVDTVAGDRPGTYRSVLVEIDGAGAEGFTASWTGTLCWQAPSPYRAGVGRKNWYVTAQPCPADTEATSFEESEVEVVACRTGGPGGQHRNKASTAVRATHRPTGLVVVVDTERQFSLNRRIALRLLRQRLADRDESAVRDATTARWQLHDRLVRGDPVRVERP from the coding sequence ATGAGGGTACGTCTGCTGTTGTCGGCCGGACGCGGCCCGCAGGAGTGCGCCTGGGCGCTGGCCCAGCTGCTGCGACGCCTGGAAGCCGAGGCCGCACGGCGGCGGCTAGGGGTGCACCGGGTCGACACGGTCGCCGGTGACCGGCCCGGCACCTACCGCTCGGTGCTGGTGGAGATCGACGGCGCCGGTGCCGAGGGCTTCACCGCCTCCTGGACCGGCACGTTGTGCTGGCAGGCACCCAGCCCGTACCGGGCCGGGGTGGGTCGGAAGAACTGGTACGTCACCGCCCAGCCCTGCCCGGCGGACACGGAGGCCACCTCCTTCGAGGAGTCCGAGGTGGAGGTCGTCGCCTGCCGCACCGGCGGGCCCGGTGGTCAGCACCGGAACAAGGCCAGCACGGCGGTACGGGCGACGCACCGCCCGACCGGGTTGGTGGTCGTGGTCGACACCGAGCGGCAGTTCAGCCTCAACCGCCGGATCGCGCTGCGGTTGCTGCGGCAGCGGCTCGCGGACCGGGACGAGAGCGCGGTACGCGACGCCACCACCGCGCGGTGGCAGCTGCACGACCGGCTGGTCCGCGGTGACCCGGTCCGGGTCGAACGCCCGTAG
- a CDS encoding ABC transporter ATP-binding protein, with translation MAPLLDVDSLAVTLPGPRGPLPILHDVSLTVEEGELVGIAGESGCGKSLTAQTLLGLLPAGARVSGSARFAGTDLLGLDQRGWQRVRGAGIAMVFQDPTAALHPMLTIGRQLTEHMRVHLRMDRRAANRRAVELLDQVRIPDPERALRSYPHQFSGGMRQRAAIAIALAARPRLLIADEPTTALDVTVQAGILTLLDRLRAETGLAVAFITHDLGVLSALTTRGYVFYAGRVVETGPTGSLLTAPTHPYTAALLGARPHGTQAVGTLRPIPGGPPAPGQAPPGCPFQPRCGYAEPACGNAPPPLAPAGEHRSVACVVRPHLEVAAR, from the coding sequence ATGGCGCCGCTGCTCGACGTCGACTCCCTGGCCGTCACCCTGCCCGGTCCGCGCGGCCCACTGCCGATCCTGCACGACGTGTCGTTGACCGTCGAGGAGGGCGAACTGGTCGGCATCGCGGGGGAGAGCGGCTGCGGCAAGAGCCTCACCGCCCAGACCCTGCTGGGTCTGCTGCCGGCCGGTGCCAGGGTCAGCGGTTCCGCCCGGTTCGCCGGCACCGACCTGCTCGGCCTGGACCAGCGCGGCTGGCAGCGGGTCCGGGGGGCGGGCATCGCCATGGTCTTCCAGGACCCCACCGCGGCCCTGCACCCGATGCTCACCATCGGCCGGCAGCTCACCGAACACATGCGGGTGCACCTGCGGATGGACCGCCGGGCCGCGAACCGGCGGGCGGTGGAACTGCTCGACCAGGTCCGCATCCCCGACCCCGAACGGGCCCTGCGTTCCTACCCCCACCAGTTCTCCGGCGGAATGCGGCAACGGGCGGCCATCGCCATCGCCCTGGCCGCCCGCCCTCGGCTGCTGATCGCCGACGAACCCACCACCGCCCTGGACGTCACCGTGCAGGCCGGCATTCTCACCCTGCTGGACCGGCTGCGCGCCGAGACCGGCCTGGCCGTCGCCTTCATCACCCACGACCTGGGGGTGCTCAGCGCGTTGACCACTCGGGGTTACGTGTTCTACGCCGGGCGGGTGGTGGAGACCGGCCCGACCGGGTCCCTGCTCACCGCACCCACCCATCCGTACACTGCGGCGCTGCTCGGCGCCCGCCCGCACGGCACCCAGGCCGTCGGTACCCTGCGGCCCATCCCGGGCGGCCCACCGGCACCCGGCCAGGCCCCGCCGGGCTGCCCGTTCCAACCCCGCTGCGGGTACGCCGAACCCGCCTGCGGCAACGCTCCACCGCCCCTGGCCCCGGCCGGTGAGCACCGGTCGGTGGCCTGCGTGGTCCGCCCACACCTGGAGGTGGCAGCGAGATGA
- a CDS encoding LLM class flavin-dependent oxidoreductase has product MTGDHLVGIGLQSDKSADEYAELAELTEQHGFDVLSVFGDLMYQPPVFPLLVAARHTRRVRLGAACLNPFTLHPVEIAGQVAALDLASHGRAYLGLARGTWLQEVGVTQARPLRRIAETVQIVRRLLAGDDSGFQGREFTLAPGTALRYTPARPDVPVLVGTWGQQTARSAAGYAAEVKVGGSANPAMAKTMRAWLDEAAGHRTGVVLGAVTVVDLDGELARRVARTEVAMYLAVVAALDPTVEVDPELLARIQEHVARREDAEAGALIGDDLLDLFAFSGTPEQVAAQAAAVFDAGASRVEFGTPHGLTPRTGIDLLGRRVLPLLRG; this is encoded by the coding sequence GTGACCGGCGACCACCTGGTCGGCATCGGCCTACAGTCGGACAAGTCCGCCGACGAGTACGCCGAACTCGCCGAGTTGACCGAACAGCACGGCTTCGACGTGCTGTCGGTCTTCGGTGACCTGATGTACCAGCCGCCGGTCTTCCCGCTGCTGGTGGCCGCCCGGCACACCCGCCGGGTCCGGCTCGGCGCGGCCTGCCTCAACCCGTTCACCCTGCACCCCGTGGAGATCGCCGGTCAGGTGGCCGCCCTGGACCTGGCCTCCCACGGCCGGGCCTACCTGGGCCTGGCCCGGGGCACCTGGCTCCAGGAGGTCGGGGTGACCCAGGCCCGGCCGCTGCGGCGCATCGCCGAGACGGTGCAGATCGTCCGGCGACTGCTGGCCGGCGACGACAGCGGTTTCCAGGGTCGGGAGTTCACCCTGGCCCCGGGCACCGCCCTGCGCTACACCCCGGCCCGCCCCGACGTGCCGGTGCTGGTCGGCACCTGGGGGCAGCAGACCGCCCGGTCCGCAGCCGGATACGCCGCCGAGGTCAAGGTCGGTGGTTCGGCGAACCCGGCCATGGCCAAGACGATGCGGGCCTGGCTGGACGAGGCGGCCGGTCACCGCACCGGGGTGGTGCTGGGTGCGGTGACCGTGGTCGACCTGGACGGGGAACTGGCCCGGCGGGTGGCCCGTACCGAGGTGGCCATGTATCTCGCGGTGGTCGCCGCCCTGGACCCCACCGTCGAGGTGGACCCGGAACTGCTGGCCCGGATCCAGGAGCATGTGGCCCGCCGGGAGGACGCCGAGGCCGGTGCCCTGATCGGTGACGACCTGCTCGACCTGTTCGCCTTCTCCGGCACCCCCGAACAGGTCGCCGCGCAGGCGGCAGCGGTGTTCGACGCCGGGGCGAGTCGGGTCGAGTTCGGCACCCCGCACGGACTCACCCCGCGTACCGGCATCGACCTGCTCGGCCGGCGGGTGCTGCCGCTGCTGCGCGGCTGA
- a CDS encoding TIGR04076 family protein, whose translation MSTEEPTTKVYDLRVVVERIEGRSVCGMKVGDHIDLTESSRLSLPEGQHFCMYALAACLPLLPAKQRALAEGDWMAQDSHVACPDPEERLIMRIERTDLRQIPTEELT comes from the coding sequence ATGAGCACCGAGGAACCGACCACCAAGGTGTACGACCTGCGGGTCGTGGTCGAACGGATCGAGGGCCGCTCGGTCTGCGGCATGAAGGTCGGTGACCACATCGACCTGACCGAATCCAGCCGGCTGAGCCTCCCCGAAGGCCAACACTTCTGCATGTACGCGCTGGCCGCCTGCCTGCCGCTGCTGCCCGCCAAGCAGCGGGCCCTGGCCGAGGGGGACTGGATGGCCCAGGACAGCCATGTGGCCTGCCCGGACCCCGAGGAGCGGCTCATCATGCGCATCGAACGCACCGACCTGCGGCAGATCCCCACCGAGGAGTTGACGTGA
- a CDS encoding amidohydrolase family protein encodes MHHATEQVLVNLALYDGIDDHLQSDRGIWIGADGMIRAVGPVDEVLAEAGDARVVDLGGDVVMPGLTNMHVHLSLGLPGHLADQVHRSNLAELVLLMADSARRTLHAGVTTVRLVGEGRYADFALRKGIEAGAVDGPRIFTAGHALCCTGGHGWEADALEADGADGFRKLTRAQIRAGADLIKVCISGGIAGQYEAIDTPQLLDDEMAAVIQVAHDWGRKVTAHAGPADTVRRAVQLGLDCVEHGYELTDEVTRLMAERDVWYVPTIVVSRCEQFFRDSGVPGWLMERALGAGPRHWESLQHAIRNGVPIALGSDMPPHAGYDETTATVRELEFMVEAGMPVADALKAATIRPAQWLDADDRLGSLTAGKHADLLVLRDDPTRSVSALRTLHTVMKGGVVYRDDHGRTRTSR; translated from the coding sequence ATGCATCACGCAACCGAACAGGTCCTGGTCAACCTCGCCCTCTACGACGGCATCGACGACCACCTCCAGTCCGACCGGGGCATCTGGATCGGCGCCGACGGGATGATCCGCGCCGTCGGCCCGGTCGACGAGGTGCTCGCCGAGGCCGGCGACGCCCGGGTGGTCGACCTCGGCGGTGACGTGGTGATGCCCGGCCTGACCAACATGCACGTGCATCTCTCCCTGGGGCTGCCCGGTCACCTGGCCGACCAGGTGCACCGGTCCAACCTGGCCGAACTGGTGCTGCTGATGGCCGACTCGGCGCGGCGCACCCTGCACGCCGGGGTCACCACCGTCCGACTGGTCGGCGAGGGCCGCTACGCCGACTTCGCGCTGCGCAAGGGCATCGAGGCCGGTGCGGTGGACGGTCCCCGGATCTTCACCGCCGGGCACGCACTCTGCTGCACCGGGGGCCACGGCTGGGAGGCCGACGCCCTGGAGGCCGACGGGGCCGACGGGTTCCGCAAACTGACCCGAGCCCAGATCCGGGCCGGCGCCGACCTGATCAAGGTGTGCATCTCCGGCGGCATCGCCGGCCAGTACGAGGCCATCGACACCCCGCAACTGCTCGACGACGAGATGGCCGCCGTCATCCAGGTCGCCCACGACTGGGGCCGCAAGGTCACCGCGCACGCCGGCCCGGCCGACACCGTACGCCGGGCGGTCCAACTGGGCCTGGACTGCGTCGAGCACGGCTACGAGCTGACCGACGAGGTCACCCGGCTGATGGCCGAACGCGACGTCTGGTACGTCCCGACCATCGTGGTCAGCCGCTGCGAACAGTTCTTCCGCGACTCCGGGGTGCCCGGCTGGCTGATGGAGCGGGCCCTGGGGGCCGGCCCTCGGCACTGGGAGAGCCTGCAACACGCCATCCGCAACGGGGTGCCGATCGCCCTGGGCAGCGACATGCCGCCGCACGCCGGCTACGACGAGACCACCGCCACCGTGCGGGAGTTGGAGTTCATGGTGGAGGCCGGGATGCCGGTCGCGGACGCCCTGAAGGCCGCCACCATCCGCCCCGCCCAGTGGCTCGACGCCGACGACCGGCTGGGCAGCCTCACCGCCGGCAAACACGCCGACCTGCTGGTGCTGCGCGACGACCCGACCCGGTCGGTGTCCGCCCTGCGTACCCTGCACACGGTCATGAAGGGCGGGGTCGTCTACCGCGACGACCACGGCCGTACCCGGACATCCCGATGA
- a CDS encoding ABC transporter ATP-binding protein: MSDLLRISQVQVEYRARGGGRVQAVAGVDLQVAPGQIVGLVGESGCGKSSLARVAVGLTPPSAGEVSFAGRPITPLGWRRRPETEIGLQMVFQNPYASLNPRRTIGAQLRDGIPATVTGAAREARVTELLDRVGMPAEAADRYPHQFSGGQRQRLAIARALAPQPRMIIADEPVTALDASSQAQVVNLLVGLVRELDMGMLFISHDLALVHEIADVTAVMYLGRIVETAPTRDLWRDPRHPYTRALIDAVPQIGPTPRLPATLAGEVPDPANAPTGCRFRPRCAHAFAPCGDQPPHLDLGGRSAACWLNDPTTAPSVAAH, encoded by the coding sequence ATGAGCGACCTGCTGCGGATCAGTCAGGTGCAGGTGGAGTACCGCGCCCGGGGTGGCGGGCGGGTCCAGGCGGTCGCCGGGGTCGACCTTCAGGTGGCCCCCGGCCAGATCGTCGGCCTGGTCGGGGAGTCCGGCTGCGGCAAGTCCTCGCTGGCCCGGGTGGCCGTCGGGCTGACCCCGCCGAGCGCCGGGGAGGTCAGCTTCGCCGGCCGCCCGATCACCCCGCTGGGCTGGCGGCGCAGACCGGAGACCGAAATCGGTCTCCAGATGGTCTTCCAGAACCCGTACGCCTCCCTCAACCCCCGGCGCACCATCGGCGCCCAACTGCGCGACGGCATCCCGGCGACGGTCACCGGCGCGGCCCGCGAGGCGCGAGTGACCGAACTGCTCGACCGGGTGGGCATGCCCGCCGAGGCCGCCGACCGCTACCCGCACCAGTTCTCCGGCGGGCAACGGCAACGACTGGCCATCGCCCGGGCCCTGGCCCCGCAACCCCGCATGATCATCGCGGACGAGCCGGTGACCGCCCTGGACGCCTCCTCCCAGGCCCAGGTGGTCAACCTGCTGGTCGGGCTGGTCCGGGAACTCGACATGGGCATGCTCTTCATCTCCCACGACCTGGCCCTGGTCCACGAGATCGCCGACGTCACCGCGGTGATGTACCTGGGCCGGATCGTGGAGACCGCACCCACCCGGGACCTGTGGCGCGACCCCCGCCACCCCTACACCCGGGCCCTGATCGACGCGGTGCCCCAGATCGGCCCCACCCCCCGGCTGCCCGCCACCCTCGCCGGAGAGGTACCCGACCCGGCCAACGCACCCACCGGCTGCCGGTTCCGGCCCCGCTGCGCTCACGCCTTCGCCCCCTGCGGTGACCAGCCACCCCACCTCGACCTCGGCGGACGCAGCGCCGCCTGCTGGCTCAACGACCCCACCACGGCCCCGTCCGTGGCCGCCCACTGA
- a CDS encoding DinB family protein, translated as MASPLPTSMDDIRDEPLRAQFEFFLDQHRAALSGCLDGLTEEQARRSLVSSRTTLLGLVKHATFVEKVWFDEAVNCRSRDGIGIPATPDESFILDDSDTIADIQREHRETCMRSRRATAPLDLDDLVYGNRRGPLPLRWVYLHVLRELAQHCGHADILREQILAE; from the coding sequence ATGGCATCTCCGTTACCGACGTCCATGGACGACATCCGGGACGAGCCGCTGCGGGCTCAGTTCGAGTTCTTCCTCGATCAGCACCGCGCCGCGCTGAGCGGCTGCCTGGATGGACTGACCGAGGAGCAGGCCCGCAGGTCGCTGGTGTCCTCTCGCACGACCCTGCTGGGCCTGGTCAAGCATGCGACCTTCGTGGAGAAGGTCTGGTTCGACGAGGCCGTCAACTGCCGGTCGCGGGACGGGATCGGCATCCCCGCCACACCGGACGAGTCCTTCATCCTGGACGACTCCGACACCATCGCCGACATCCAGCGAGAACACCGGGAGACCTGCATGCGGTCCCGCCGAGCGACGGCGCCGCTCGACCTGGACGACCTGGTGTACGGCAACCGGCGCGGCCCGCTGCCGTTGCGCTGGGTGTACCTGCATGTGCTGCGGGAGTTGGCCCAGCACTGCGGGCACGCCGACATCCTGCGCGAACAGATCCTGGCCGAGTGA